From the uncultured Trichococcus sp. genome, one window contains:
- a CDS encoding Xaa-Pro peptidase family protein, giving the protein MPLNPIINLMKKQDVDIVFLNDPKNVFYVSSYRSDPHERILAAVLFKDAKPLLFVPALEENDARKTAEEFEVLSYLDTQDPWTVLATRMKERHSPLSGWSIEKDFLTVERMEALRTHFPTATFEHNISETLQEMRLIKTEQELAFMKQAGFWADEAIKIGAKTLREGITEMEVVAEIEYQLKKRGVTEMSFTTMVLFGENAASPHGVPGDTKLRKNQFVLFDLGTMHEGYASDVTRTLFFGEEPSEHQRKMYALVLAAHDEAMAAVHPGIKAGDLDAVARTIITDAGYGRYFTHRLGHGLGQGVHEYPSIMEGNEMALNEGMCFSIEPGIYIEGDIGVRVEDCGFVTADGFESFTHTPTDIGAYLKLID; this is encoded by the coding sequence ATGCCTTTAAACCCAATTATCAATTTAATGAAAAAACAAGATGTCGATATCGTATTTCTCAATGACCCTAAAAATGTCTTTTATGTTTCCTCTTACAGGAGCGATCCGCATGAACGGATTTTGGCGGCTGTTCTGTTCAAGGATGCAAAGCCCCTTCTGTTCGTCCCAGCGCTGGAGGAAAACGATGCGCGGAAGACCGCTGAGGAATTTGAGGTGCTCAGCTACTTGGATACGCAGGATCCTTGGACAGTGCTGGCGACCAGAATGAAAGAGCGTCATTCACCGCTTTCGGGCTGGTCCATCGAAAAGGATTTTTTGACGGTGGAACGCATGGAAGCTTTGCGGACACATTTTCCGACAGCAACTTTTGAGCACAACATCAGCGAAACGCTTCAGGAAATGCGCCTGATCAAAACTGAACAAGAGCTTGCGTTCATGAAGCAAGCAGGCTTTTGGGCGGATGAAGCAATCAAAATAGGCGCCAAAACGCTGCGCGAGGGCATCACTGAAATGGAAGTCGTTGCGGAAATAGAATACCAACTGAAAAAAAGAGGCGTAACCGAAATGAGCTTCACTACTATGGTGCTATTCGGCGAAAATGCCGCCAGTCCGCATGGCGTCCCCGGCGACACGAAACTCAGGAAAAACCAGTTTGTGCTGTTCGATTTAGGGACCATGCACGAAGGCTATGCCAGTGATGTGACGCGCACCCTCTTCTTTGGCGAAGAACCATCCGAGCACCAAAGAAAAATGTACGCTTTGGTGTTGGCAGCCCATGATGAAGCGATGGCTGCGGTTCACCCCGGCATCAAAGCCGGTGATTTGGATGCCGTAGCACGGACAATCATTACCGATGCAGGCTACGGCCGCTACTTCACCCACCGTCTGGGTCACGGATTGGGTCAAGGAGTCCACGAATACCCATCCATCATGGAAGGCAATGAAATGGCCCTTAACGAGGGCATGTGTTTCTCCATCGAACCTGGTATCTACATTGAAGGGGACATCGGGGTCAGAGTCGAGGATTGCGGATTTGTGACTGCGGACGGCTTTGAATCCTTCACGCACACCCCTACCGACATAGGCGCGTATTTAAAATTGATCGACTAG
- the ltrA gene encoding group II intron reverse transcriptase/maturase has protein sequence MKNAENNRKVGKLQKDKLEAKEYVDVRSNNLGEHMEKYGESLMGLVVSKKNLLSAAKAVRQNKGAAGVDGMTVHEVEAHIIEFYPQLRRKLLDGTYKPQPVRRVEIPKPNGGIRKLGIPVVRDRVVQQAIRQIIEPIIDPHFHPNSHGFRIGKSNHSALKQCVNFYKEGFPVVVDCDLKQCFDTLNHDKLMYYLEQYVHDKAILKIIRKFLLSGVIDLSGEFVESETGAPQGGVISPLLSNVYLHELDKELEQRGHRFVRFADDFVIFVKTKRAGERVLQSVTRFIEKDLKLTVNKDKSKVGSPTRLKFLGCLITTVNGVCRYRPTNAAKKKLVNKLRHLTKRNRPGDFRHISNEINSVTRGWINYFGLGFIKTFIRRIEQWLHRRIRQLILKRWKSSRTKIDRLSKLGLDKDSAKRVGLSRKKHWRLSKTPEVHRALTTKRLHHWGLISLSHLAESAYSRY, from the coding sequence ATGAAGAATGCAGAAAACAACCGAAAGGTTGGCAAGCTACAGAAGGATAAGCTGGAAGCGAAAGAATATGTAGATGTGCGGAGTAATAACCTAGGTGAACATATGGAGAAGTATGGTGAGTCCCTCATGGGTCTCGTTGTAAGTAAAAAGAACTTACTCTCGGCTGCTAAAGCGGTTAGACAAAACAAAGGGGCAGCAGGAGTAGACGGAATGACAGTGCATGAAGTGGAAGCCCACATTATCGAGTTCTATCCCCAACTAAGGAGAAAACTATTAGACGGGACATACAAGCCACAACCTGTACGGAGGGTGGAAATCCCGAAACCAAATGGCGGAATACGGAAACTGGGAATACCAGTAGTGCGGGACCGAGTGGTCCAACAGGCCATTAGGCAGATAATAGAACCCATCATTGACCCGCATTTCCATCCGAATAGCCACGGTTTCCGAATAGGGAAAAGTAACCATTCTGCACTAAAACAGTGCGTGAATTTTTACAAAGAAGGCTTTCCCGTAGTGGTTGATTGCGATTTAAAACAGTGCTTCGACACGTTGAATCATGATAAGTTGATGTACTACCTTGAACAGTATGTACACGACAAAGCCATCCTTAAGATTATCCGCAAGTTCCTGTTGAGTGGTGTAATAGACCTGTCCGGCGAATTCGTAGAAAGTGAAACAGGCGCACCGCAAGGTGGCGTAATCTCGCCACTTCTCAGCAATGTTTACTTGCATGAACTGGATAAGGAGTTGGAACAACGAGGGCACCGTTTCGTTCGCTTCGCCGATGACTTCGTAATCTTTGTAAAAACAAAGAGAGCAGGCGAGCGGGTTCTTCAGAGCGTCACTCGCTTTATCGAGAAAGACCTAAAGCTAACCGTCAACAAGGACAAAAGCAAAGTGGGGTCTCCCACCCGTTTAAAGTTCTTGGGTTGTCTGATAACTACTGTGAATGGGGTCTGTCGCTACCGACCGACCAATGCCGCCAAGAAGAAATTAGTCAACAAATTGAGACACTTGACGAAACGAAACCGTCCCGGCGATTTCCGTCATATTTCTAACGAAATCAACAGTGTCACAAGAGGATGGATCAACTACTTCGGTTTAGGGTTCATTAAAACCTTTATCCGAAGGATTGAACAATGGCTGCATCGCAGAATCAGACAACTTATTCTTAAACGATGGAAAAGCTCACGTACGAAAATTGACAGACTATCCAAGCTTGGTCTCGATAAAGATAGCGCAAAGCGCGTCGGACTCTCCAGAAAGAAACACTGGAGGCTCTCCAAAACGCCTGAAGTTCATCGGGCACTTACGACGAAAAGACTCCACCATTGGGGCTTAATTTCATTAAGCCACCTGGCAGAGTCTGCTTACTCAAGATACTGA
- a CDS encoding YtxH domain-containing protein, whose translation MTKNKGGFVLGAIIGGAAAAITALLFAPKPGKELRDDITEEVNNLLDTARDYADIAVEKGNEFMDVAKETSEDIKINLKDTTSSIKTQFTETTKHVGDDLKKAKDDIKEKATDVKEFASVIAEEGKEEAAAVTEEKKAAVEEKVEEIKDSVEDI comes from the coding sequence ATGACAAAAAATAAAGGCGGATTTGTATTAGGTGCAATCATCGGCGGGGCAGCTGCAGCCATAACAGCTTTATTGTTTGCGCCAAAGCCAGGCAAAGAATTACGCGATGACATCACGGAGGAAGTAAACAATCTGCTCGACACAGCCCGCGATTATGCGGATATCGCTGTAGAGAAGGGCAATGAGTTCATGGATGTTGCCAAAGAAACTTCGGAAGACATCAAAATCAACTTGAAAGACACTACGTCATCAATCAAAACGCAATTCACTGAAACGACCAAACATGTTGGTGATGACTTAAAGAAAGCGAAAGACGACATCAAAGAGAAAGCCACAGATGTGAAAGAATTTGCTTCCGTCATCGCTGAGGAAGGCAAAGAAGAGGCTGCAGCCGTAACGGAAGAGAAAAAAGCAGCGGTGGAAGAAAAAGTCGAAGAGATCAAAGACAGCGTGGAAGATATCTAA
- a CDS encoding DUF948 domain-containing protein gives MGYGEIAALIAALAFAVLVVFIILALRKVTDILGEVEKVTQEANKSLAVITKDVDHLSIEVEGLLNKANTLVDDLNGKISKTDPLFTAIGDLGVTVSDVNQSTRNLAVSLKGGGKGAKSSSGSSTVGKLGRTAMAIARQRQAKKETKDTKFKTY, from the coding sequence ATGGGATATGGTGAAATTGCAGCTTTGATTGCTGCGCTAGCTTTTGCGGTATTGGTGGTTTTCATCATCTTGGCATTAAGGAAGGTCACAGACATCTTAGGCGAAGTTGAAAAAGTTACCCAGGAAGCGAATAAAAGCCTGGCCGTCATCACAAAAGATGTCGATCACTTGTCGATCGAAGTGGAAGGCTTACTGAATAAAGCCAACACATTGGTGGACGACCTGAACGGCAAAATCAGCAAGACAGATCCTCTGTTCACCGCAATCGGCGATTTGGGTGTGACTGTTTCTGATGTGAACCAATCGACCAGAAATTTGGCAGTATCACTTAAAGGCGGAGGAAAAGGCGCGAAAAGCTCCTCGGGGTCCTCCACTGTCGGAAAGCTCGGAAGGACGGCAATGGCAATTGCCCGTCAACGGCAAGCGAAGAAAGAAACGAAGGACACTAAGTTCAAAACTTACTGA
- a CDS encoding mechanosensitive ion channel family protein encodes MNDASTQDSALAQDLIEEVVTNSNIFVKWWNSIAWEEILGLFISKGITLLFLLLLFFVLKRLSNYVLHRTFEKQILTKHITQNRATTIYKIAENGLRYLLFFFLIYGVLSILGVPIATLVAGAGLAGLAIGLGAQQFINDIVNGFFIILESQFDVGDHVIIGGIDGTVVNVGLRTTQIKSFDGTLHFLPNHTITTISNLSRNDMRAMIDILLYPDTNFETVNQVIQTVNDRLVPEHPEIVKGPNVIGITDKGNGQLAYRVIFYTLNGQQYSIQNLFLGSYRSALMEAGIQIPAMPYTVSKA; translated from the coding sequence ATGAATGATGCAAGTACACAAGACAGTGCCCTTGCGCAAGATTTGATAGAGGAAGTGGTGACGAACTCAAACATTTTCGTCAAATGGTGGAACAGCATCGCTTGGGAAGAAATTTTGGGCTTGTTTATTTCAAAAGGCATAACCTTACTTTTTTTGCTGCTCCTCTTTTTTGTTTTAAAACGTTTATCCAACTACGTGTTGCATCGGACTTTCGAAAAACAAATATTGACCAAGCACATTACGCAGAACCGCGCTACCACCATCTATAAAATAGCCGAGAATGGTTTGCGTTATCTATTGTTCTTCTTCTTGATTTACGGGGTTCTCTCCATTCTGGGTGTTCCGATCGCTACGTTAGTGGCCGGTGCAGGACTCGCAGGTCTGGCGATCGGTCTTGGTGCGCAACAATTCATCAATGATATCGTCAATGGCTTCTTCATCATCCTGGAATCCCAATTTGATGTAGGCGACCACGTTATCATCGGTGGCATCGATGGCACTGTCGTGAATGTTGGGCTACGGACGACACAGATCAAGAGTTTTGATGGAACCTTGCATTTCTTGCCGAACCATACCATCACGACAATCAGCAATCTGTCCCGAAATGATATGCGGGCAATGATCGATATCCTGCTGTATCCGGATACCAATTTTGAAACAGTCAACCAGGTCATCCAAACCGTCAATGACCGCCTCGTGCCGGAGCATCCGGAAATCGTCAAAGGCCCGAATGTCATTGGCATCACCGACAAAGGGAATGGCCAGCTTGCCTATCGGGTTATCTTTTATACATTGAACGGCCAGCAGTACAGCATCCAAAACTTATTCTTGGGAAGCTACCGTTCCGCACTGATGGAGGCAGGCATCCAGATTCCGGCTATGCCTTACACCGTTTCGAAAGCATGA
- the cbpB gene encoding cyclic-di-AMP-binding protein CbpB: MISSEVAGLLLDNDACGDLMILGENVANVHCSNNLNHAFLVLSQVKYSVIPVLDSKSRIKGLISMPMIIQAITEIDAIRYDKLETIRVEEVMDRDVQTIRPWTDLEDILNYLIDHNFLCVTEDDGKFIGIITRKEILTRVNHLVHGIHRIYKLEKIEEKEEVASKR, translated from the coding sequence ATGATTAGTAGCGAAGTAGCCGGGTTATTGCTCGATAATGACGCGTGCGGGGATCTGATGATTCTTGGCGAAAATGTCGCCAATGTGCATTGTTCGAATAATCTGAACCATGCGTTTCTGGTCCTGTCCCAAGTGAAGTATTCCGTCATCCCCGTATTGGATTCAAAGTCCCGCATCAAAGGTCTGATTTCCATGCCGATGATCATCCAGGCCATCACGGAAATCGATGCGATCCGTTATGATAAGCTGGAGACAATCAGGGTTGAAGAAGTGATGGATCGTGACGTCCAAACCATCCGGCCATGGACAGATCTCGAGGACATCCTGAATTATCTGATCGATCACAATTTCCTGTGCGTTACGGAAGATGACGGCAAGTTTATCGGCATCATCACGCGCAAAGAGATTCTGACGAGAGTGAATCATCTGGTGCATGGCATCCACCGCATCTATAAATTAGAGAAAATAGAGGAGAAGGAGGAAGTGGCATCCAAAAGATAG
- a CDS encoding metallophosphoesterase gives MIKILAVSDSHGEKDILNELALRYTNQVDHFVHCGDSELSSSDLIWGIMSTVMGNCDYDYQLDDEYRFQAGDRNVLVVHGHRHSVRGSLAGLKREAQQANAALVFYGHTHIAKAEQEDGILFINPGSISQPRGTLMEKTYCIVTLDGQSVAVAYYNDRHQEMVDLRKQFQMF, from the coding sequence ATGATCAAAATACTTGCAGTCAGCGACAGCCACGGCGAAAAAGACATTCTGAACGAATTGGCGTTGCGCTATACGAATCAGGTCGATCATTTTGTGCACTGCGGCGATTCTGAATTGAGCAGTTCCGATCTGATCTGGGGAATCATGTCCACAGTGATGGGGAATTGCGATTATGATTACCAACTGGACGATGAGTACCGATTCCAGGCAGGCGACCGGAATGTGCTGGTTGTCCACGGGCACCGCCATTCTGTGAGGGGTTCGCTGGCCGGCTTGAAACGAGAAGCCCAGCAGGCGAATGCCGCTCTGGTATTTTATGGGCATACCCACATCGCCAAAGCGGAACAGGAGGATGGCATCCTGTTCATCAATCCGGGCAGCATCAGTCAGCCGCGAGGCACCCTGATGGAAAAGACCTATTGCATCGTCACGCTGGACGGCCAATCCGTCGCAGTTGCCTATTACAACGACCGACATCAGGAAATGGTCGACCTGAGAAAACAATTTCAAATGTTTTGA
- a CDS encoding XTP/dITP diphosphatase encodes MNATEKKKIVIATKNPGKARDFAVLFEPKGYEVVTLLDYPEIEDVEETGYTFEANARKKAETIAGLLGMTVLADDSGICIDALDGQPGVFSARFAGGTKSDAANNAKVLAMLGAQKNPSRKAHFHCTLVLAHPDRESLVVEGDVEGEIAEFPSGDNGFGYDPLFYLPHLGKTMAELSDIEKNQISHRANALKNLEKSWAAWLEKEAD; translated from the coding sequence ATGAACGCAACTGAAAAAAAGAAGATCGTGATTGCCACCAAAAATCCGGGAAAAGCCAGGGATTTTGCCGTCCTTTTTGAGCCGAAAGGCTACGAGGTCGTGACTTTGTTGGATTATCCGGAAATTGAGGATGTGGAGGAAACCGGCTATACCTTTGAAGCCAACGCGCGGAAGAAAGCTGAGACGATCGCCGGATTATTGGGCATGACGGTCTTGGCGGATGATTCGGGCATCTGCATCGATGCCTTGGATGGCCAACCGGGTGTGTTTTCTGCCCGCTTCGCTGGCGGAACGAAAAGCGACGCCGCCAATAATGCGAAGGTGCTGGCGATGCTTGGGGCCCAGAAGAACCCGTCCCGGAAAGCGCATTTCCATTGTACCTTGGTGTTGGCCCATCCGGATCGGGAGAGTCTGGTGGTCGAAGGGGATGTCGAAGGCGAAATCGCGGAATTCCCGAGCGGAGACAATGGTTTCGGATACGACCCGTTGTTTTATTTGCCTCACTTGGGCAAGACGATGGCGGAGTTGAGCGATATCGAAAAAAATCAGATCAGCCACCGCGCAAATGCCCTTAAAAATCTGGAAAAAAGTTGGGCAGCCTGGCTGGAAAAGGAAGCGGACTAG
- the racE gene encoding glutamate racemase encodes MSKKAIGFIDSGVGGLTVVKQAMKQLPNESIYYLGDSARCPYGPRPKEEVIQYTWEMTQFLLKKDIKMLVIACNTATAAALDIIRERVDIPVIGVINPGSRAAIKHSKNERIAVIGTKGTINSDVYKKTIKDKDKGISVISMSCPKFVPLVESNQYNGSIAKKVVAETLNPLLKESIDTLILGCTHYPLLTPLIQNVMGPCVTLIDSGAETVSEVSTLLDYFRLAESSHNKEASVYHFYTTGSPKLFSDIAENWLGDANFSVEKVDLVNLIEND; translated from the coding sequence ATGAGCAAAAAAGCAATCGGTTTTATTGACTCTGGCGTCGGCGGCTTGACCGTCGTGAAACAAGCGATGAAACAGCTTCCCAATGAATCCATTTATTATCTGGGGGACTCCGCCAGATGCCCCTATGGACCAAGGCCCAAAGAAGAAGTGATTCAATACACATGGGAAATGACACAGTTTCTGCTGAAGAAAGACATCAAAATGCTGGTGATCGCCTGCAATACAGCGACCGCCGCCGCCTTGGACATCATCCGGGAGCGCGTGGACATACCAGTGATCGGCGTCATCAATCCCGGCAGCCGTGCGGCAATCAAACATTCGAAAAATGAACGCATAGCCGTAATCGGCACAAAAGGCACCATCAACAGCGACGTGTACAAGAAAACGATCAAGGACAAGGACAAAGGCATCTCTGTGATCAGTATGAGCTGCCCCAAATTTGTGCCGCTGGTTGAGAGCAACCAATACAACGGATCGATCGCGAAAAAAGTGGTTGCGGAAACGCTGAACCCCCTGCTGAAGGAATCGATCGATACCCTGATTCTGGGGTGCACGCATTACCCGCTTTTGACACCGCTCATCCAAAATGTGATGGGGCCTTGTGTGACCCTAATCGATTCCGGTGCCGAAACGGTATCTGAGGTGAGTACTTTGTTGGATTACTTCCGCTTGGCGGAAAGCTCGCACAACAAGGAAGCCTCCGTATACCATTTTTATACGACGGGGTCGCCGAAACTGTTTTCGGACATCGCGGAAAACTGGCTTGGAGACGCCAATTTTTCGGTAGAAAAAGTTGACTTGGTAAATTTGATTGAGAATGATTGA
- a CDS encoding helix-turn-helix domain-containing protein — protein MGRNKKYVISLTDAEVRKLESVKRKKTTTKTIKCRCQILLDLDEAHGKPSTQQQCVKTIGVCYATVYNVIKYYVEGGIERVLYVSRSVNSDNARRKVDGRAEAKLIEIACGPAPDGRSRWTLRLLEEQAKVELVIPVGKDAIGRTLKKTNYDLTKNNTGASHQKKTEHS, from the coding sequence ATGGGCAGAAACAAGAAGTACGTTATCTCATTAACAGATGCTGAAGTCCGCAAATTGGAAAGCGTCAAGCGGAAGAAAACGACTACTAAGACCATAAAATGCAGATGCCAAATTTTATTAGACCTCGATGAAGCGCACGGGAAACCGTCCACCCAACAACAATGCGTCAAAACTATAGGTGTTTGTTACGCGACTGTTTACAATGTTATCAAGTACTATGTTGAGGGTGGTATTGAGAGAGTGCTTTACGTAAGCAGAAGTGTCAACTCGGACAATGCCCGTCGGAAAGTTGATGGACGTGCGGAAGCGAAACTTATTGAAATCGCCTGCGGCCCCGCTCCGGACGGCCGTTCCAGATGGACATTACGCCTTTTGGAAGAGCAAGCAAAAGTTGAGCTTGTCATTCCGGTAGGTAAGGATGCCATTGGAAGAACGTTAAAAAAAACGAATTACGACCTCACAAAAAACAATACTGGTGCATCCCACCAAAAGAAAACGGAGCATTCGTAG
- a CDS encoding IS630 family transposase — MPPKENGAFVACMEDVLDVYELPYNPCQPVVCMDEKPYQLLGESREPLPMREGSDQKIDSEYVRQGTCSIFVFTEPLGGTRHVNVRTQRTAIDWAEEIQYLVDVSYPSVEKIILVLDNLNTHTIASLYKAFPPEEARRIARRLEVHFTPKHGSWLNIAEIELNVMNKQCLSRRIDNIETLGSELSAWERGRNARSAKIRWHFTNTEARTKMISLYPKTVLSNV; from the coding sequence ATCCCACCAAAAGAAAACGGAGCATTCGTAGCCTGCATGGAAGATGTCCTTGACGTCTATGAACTGCCATACAATCCTTGTCAGCCGGTCGTTTGTATGGACGAAAAACCTTATCAACTTCTGGGTGAATCAAGAGAACCCCTTCCCATGCGGGAAGGCAGTGACCAAAAAATTGATTCTGAATACGTGAGACAGGGAACCTGTAGCATCTTCGTCTTCACCGAACCACTTGGTGGAACCCGGCATGTGAACGTCCGCACGCAACGAACAGCAATAGATTGGGCCGAGGAGATTCAATACCTTGTAGACGTTAGTTATCCGTCTGTTGAGAAAATCATTTTGGTTCTGGATAACCTGAACACCCATACAATCGCTTCACTCTATAAAGCATTTCCGCCCGAAGAGGCACGGAGAATAGCTCGGCGCTTAGAAGTGCATTTCACACCAAAACATGGTAGTTGGTTGAATATTGCCGAAATAGAATTGAACGTGATGAACAAGCAATGTTTATCTCGTAGAATTGATAATATCGAGACGCTCGGTTCGGAGTTGTCTGCCTGGGAGCGAGGCCGGAATGCCCGATCAGCAAAAATCCGATGGCACTTTACAAATACTGAAGCACGGACAAAAATGATTTCTTTGTATCCTAAAACTGTTCTTTCGAACGTTTAA